Genomic window (Leisingera methylohalidivorans DSM 14336):
ACCCGCGAAGAGAGCCCAAAGATGGGCCGCATCACCGACCTGATGCGCTCGGGCGAGGCCTTTGCCGAGCTTGGCGTGGCGCCGCTGAACCCCGAAAGCGACCGCGCGATGATCTGCGGCAACCTGGCCTTCAACCTCGAGCTCAAGGACCTGTTCGAGAACACCTATGGCCTCGAAGAGGGCGCCAACTCGAAGCCGGCGCATTTCGTGGTTGAAAAGGCGTTCCTGGACTGATCCTGCGCCGGGCGGCCGCTGCGGGCCGCCCCATTTCTGACACGGATTTGACGGGAGGCTGCCGCCTCCCGTTTATCTTTTGTTGGGGATGTTTCTGTATTCCGGTTGCTGAGATCCAGAACGGAGCAGCAAGAAATGCAGAACGAATTGACCTCGGGGCAGCCGCCCGTTTTCCAGTCCGTCAGAACGGAGGCGGGCAAAGCCCGCGTCAAGGCAGCGGTTGCAGGGTTTCAGGCCCGTCCCGACCAGGTGCAGCCGTCGGTTGATGAGAGGATTGCCAGCGTCAAGGCCCGCTATAATGCGCGCGCCATTACCCCCGGCGACATTGACGAGATGTTTGATGCGCTGGTGCAGGCCGGCCATCCGGTGACCTCGCCGATGCTGCTGCTGAATTCGATGGGCAAGCGGTTCCGCAGCCATCTGGCCGGAATCACCGGCAGCGCCTATGACGGCACCAAACCTCTGGATCTGGCCGGCGTGGCCCAGCTGCAAATCCAGCGCGCCCGCAAACAGGGCGGCAACAGTGCCGGCTGGGAGACCTTCCTGGCCTTTCTGGCGGCGCAGCCGCAGCCCGGCGGCCAGGCCCAGCTGGACCAAATGGCCCGCGCTGCGCAGCAGGCGCAGGCCCGTCCCCATTGATCCGCACCACAGACGTCCGCTCGAAGCCTTCCGGCGGCAGCGCATGATGCCTACCGCCGGGAAAATCAGCTGACTTTAAGCCAGTATCAGTTGCTGCCCGCAGTGCTTTCGGTTTCCGCCGCGCCGGACTGATCCGGCAGCTCCTGCGCGGTGCCGGTTGCATTGTCCAGCGCCTCGGATCCAGCCTCCTGCGCACCCTCAGCCGCGCCGGCCGCGGCATCGCCGGCAGCCTCTGTGGCCTCCTGCACCGCATCCGATGCAGCACCCGCCGTGGACTGGGCCGCATCAACCGCATCCCCAACCGATTCAGCAGCCGCTTCCGCCGCCTCGCTTACGGTGTCCTGCACCGCCTCGACGGCGGCGCCGGCAGCTTCAGCACCGGATTCGATGACGCCCTCAACAGCGTCTGCCGCATCTTCCACCGCCAGCCCGGCTGCCGCGCCGCTGTCCTCTTCTGCCGCTGCGGGCGCCGCGCTGTCCCCGTCTGCCGATTCCGGCCCTGTGCTGCTCTGTTCCTCTTGCACCGCCGGCACCTCTGCGGGCGCGGGCTCCTGCGCGTCCCGGCCGTTCAGCAGCACAAACCCGGCCACTGCAGCGGCCCCCAGCGCAATCACTATAAATACCTGTTTCATAATGCTCTCCTTCCGTTTCCCGGCTTGGCCGGCCTGGCCGCGCAATCCGCAGCATCCGCCTGCCAAATGACGCCCTGCGCCGCAGCACTCAAGGGGGAAGTTTCCCTGGCCTGCATCACGGGCGGCCAGCTGCCGCCGGCCGGTCCCGCGACTGGCGGAACCCCGCCGCATTCCCGTCTTCGCGAAATCCGGCGCGGCCTGCGGCAGCGGTCGGGCCTTGTTTTACACCCGTTTTCAAGTTCAATTGCAATATGCGGCCTTGAAATGCGGCTTTCCTGCCGCCATACCGCCCATAAGCCTTGAATCACACGCGGGGGAGCAGTAGCGTTCCCGCACTTTTTGCAATGACAGAAGGATCGCAGTCATAGCCCGCAGACCTCATAACGCGCCGCCGCAACGCGACACCGGCCCGCGCGTCAACGAAAAAATCCGTGCCTCCGAAATCCGCCTGATTGGCGCCGATGGCGATAACGCAGGGGTTGTGACCCCCGCCAGAGCCATGGAAATGGCCGCCGAGGCCGGATTGGATCTGGTGGAAATCTCGCCCAATGCCAACCCGCCCGTGTGTAAGATCATGGACTTTGGCAAGTTCAAGTATGAACAGCAGAAACGCGAGAGCGAAGCCCGCAAGAAGCAGAAGATCATCGAGGTCAAAGAGGTCAAGTTCCGTCCCAACACGGACACTCATGACTACGATGTGAAAATGCGCAACGTCTACAAGTTCCTGGAAAACGGCGACAAGGTGAAAATCACCCTGCGCTTCCGGGGCCGCGAGATGGCGCACCAGAACCTCGGAAGAGAGCTTCTGGAGCGGGTCGCCGAAGACATCAAGGAACTGGGCAAGGTCGAAAACATGCCCAAGATGGAAGGCCGTCAGATGATCATGATGATCGGCCCGCTGCCGAACAAGTAACCCGGCCGCCTTCGACACAGGTATTTCAGCCCCGCAGCGCCGCTGCGGGGCTTTTCCTTTGCCGCGGCCATCGCAATTAGCGCTGCTTTAACGCCTGCCCGATAGAAGGATCGTCATGGTCATTAAGGTGCAGGCATGAAAAGTTTATCCGACGTACAGAACACCGCATTCATGGCCATCGGCCCCAGCCGCATCGCCGCGCTGTCGCTGCTGGCCCTGGCGCGGGACCAGGATGATGCGGAAGGCGGCAGCGCCAGCGATGTTCTGAGCTTGTCGGTGCAGCGCATCGCGGCGGCCCATGCGATGCTCGGCAGCGGTCTGGACAGCCTGTTGCAGCAGTGCAGCTACAGCCTGCCCAAGGATCTGGAGGCCAGGCGCCAGGCCTGCCTGGAGGTGCTGAGCCCTCTGCACGATGCCACCTCCCGGACCGAGGGCAGCCCGCTGGCGCAGGTGCGCCTGATCCCGGACCTTGCCGGTCTCTGCCTTTACCGGCTGGAACCGGCCGTCACCGGCTTTCTCCAGCAGTTGGCCCAGACATTATGCGACGCCCAGCAGCTGCGCGAGGAGGAGCGCGAACAGAACATGCGGACAACCATCGCCAATGCCGAAGGGGTCGGCCGCAATATCAAGTTCATCTCCTTCAACGCCTCGATCGAGGCGGCGCGGATCGGCGATATGGGCAAGGGGTTTGCGGTGATCGCTACCGAAATCCGCGAGCTGTCGGGCAAGACCCAGACCCTGCTGGAGGAAATCTCGGGCTACCTGCGGCACTAGCCTCCGCCATCTGCCAGCCTCCGCCATCTGCCAGGCACCGGCATCCCGGTGCCCGGCCTGATCAGATCGTCAGGCTGCAGCCGCCACGGCGCGCCGGGCCATCACCCCGACCAGATGGGCGCGGTAGGCTTTGGACCCGTGCAGGTCGGCCATCATGCCGCCGGCATCCACGCTCAGACCGTCCAGCGCCTCCGGTGTGAAACCGGCATCCAGCGCAGCCTCGGCCTCGTTCCAGCGGAACACGCCCTGTTCGGACGCGCCGGTGACCGCCAGCCGCACGCCGGCCGTATATTTCGCCACGAACACCCCGACCAGGGCAAAGCGCGAGGCCGGCTGCACGAACTTCTGATAGCTGGCCTTCTGCGGCACCGGGAAGCGCACCGCGGTGATGATCTCGCCTTCTTCCAGCGCGGTCTCGAACAGCCCCCGGAAAAAGTCATCCGCGGTGATCTCGCGCCGGTTGGTCATGATCGTCGCACCGCTGGCCAGCGCCGCCGCCGGATAACAGGCCGCCGGGTCATTGTTGGCCAGTGAGCCGCCGATGGTGCCGCGGTTGCGGACCGCCGGGTCGCCGATATGGCTGGCCAGATCCGCCAGCGCCGGATAGGCCTCCGGCAGGGTTTCCGCCACATCCGCATGGGTGGTGGCGCCGCCGATGCTCAGCATTCCGTCGCCGCCCCTGACGCCTATCATCCCTTCGATGCCTGCGAGGCTCACCAGTTTCGACGGCATCGCCAGCCGCTGTTTCAGCGTCGGGATCAGCGTCTGCCCGCCGCCCAGCGCCTGCGCGTCCTCATCGGCCAGCGCCGCCACGGCCTCTGCCACGGTTGCAGGCTTTTCAAACTCGAATTCATACATCTTCGTTTCCTTCCCAAAGAGCGCCCAGGCTCTTCTTCTGGCCAAAAATATCCCGGGGGTGCGGGGGCAGCGCCCCCGCAATTTCCTCAGCCATTCATCGCCGCCCAGACCCGCGCGGGGCTCAGCGGCATGTCGATATGGGTGACATCCTTGCCCGCCGATTGCAGCGCATCGACCACTGCATTGACCACCGCAGGCGGCGAGCCGATGGCCCCGGCCTCGCCGCAGCCCTTTACGCCCAAGGGGTTATGGGTGCAGGGGGTCTGGCAGGAATGATCGACCTGATAGAACGGCACGTCATCGGCCCGCGGCATCGCGTAATCCATGTAGGAGGCCGACAGCAGCTGGCCGTCTTCGTCATAGGCGGCGTTTTCCAAGAGCGCCTGGCCGATGCCCTGCCCCAGCCCGCCGTGGACCTGGCCGTCAACGATCATCGGGTTGATGATATTGCCGAAATCATCCGCGGCCGAGAAGCGTTCGATGGTGACCTTGCCGGTGTCGGGGTCCACCTCCACCTCGCAGGCATAGGCGCCGGCCGGATAGGTGAAGTTGGCCGGATCATAAAACGCGGTTTCCTCCAGCCCCGGCTCCAGCTCCTCCAGCGGGTAGTTGTGGGGGACGTAAGCCGTCAGGGTGACATCGCCCCAGGCCACCGATTTGTCGGTGCCCGCAACGGTGAACTGGCCGTCCTTCAGCTCGATGTCGGCGTCCGAGGCCTCCATCAGATGGGCGGCGATCTTCTTGGCCTTGGCGATGATCTTTTCGGTCGCCCGCACCATCGCCGAACCGCAGACCGCAATCGAGCGCGAGCCATAGGTGCCCATGCCGAAGGGCACGCGCCCGGTATCGCCATGCACGATGTCGACCATGCTCTCGTCGATGCCGATCATCTCGGCCACCACCTGCGGGAACGACGTCTCATGCCCCTGCCCGTGTGAATGCGCGCCGACAAAGACGCTGATGGTGCCGGTGGCATTGACCCGCACAGTGGCCGCATCATAGAGGCCGGCACGGGCGCCCAGCATGCCAACGATGTTGGAGGGCGCGATGCCGCAGGCCTCGATATAGCAGTTGACGCCAAAGCCGCGCAGCTTGCCGTTCTTTTCGCTTGCCGCGCGGCGGGCGGCAAAGCCCGCCACATCGGCGACCTCCTCCAGCTTGTCCATGGTCGCCACGTAATCGCCGGTGTCATAGGTCAGCGCCACCGGGGTTTCATAGGGGAACTCGGTGATGAAGTTCTGGCGGCGCAGCGCAATCGGATCGGCGCCCAGCTCGCGCGCGGCCTTGTCGATGACGCGCTCCAGCTGAAAGGTCGCCTCGGGGCGGCCGGCGCCGCGGTAGGCATCGACCGGCACCGTATTGGTGAACACCGTCTTCACGTTCACCTGCACCACCGGCGTCTTGTAGTTGCCCGCCATCAGGGTGCCATGCAGATAGCTGGGCACCGAGGTCGAGAAGGTCGACAGATAGGCGCCCATATTGGCCATCGTATTGGTGCGCAGCGCGGTGAAGTTGTTATGGCTGTCCAGCGCCAGTTCGATCTTGGTCACATGGTCGCGGCCATGGGCGTCCGAGATGAACGCCTCGGACCGGGTGGAGGTCCATTTCACCGCCCGCCCGCAGGCCTTGGCGGCATGGGTGCAGAAGGCTTCCTCGGCATAGTGGAAGATCTTGGAGCCGAAGCCGCCGCCCACATCCGGCGCGATCACCCGGACCTTGTGCTCGGGCAGGCCCAGCACAAAGGCGCACATCAGCAGACGGATCACATGCGGATTCTGACTGGTGGTGTGCAGCGTGTATTCATCGGTGCCGCGGCTGTATTCGCCGATGGCGACCCGCGGTTCCATCGGGTTGGCAACCAGCCGGTTGTTGACCAGTTCCAGCGTCGTCACATGCGCGGCGCTGTCAAACGCCGCCTGCACCGCTTCGTCGTCCGGATTGCCGAACACCCAGTCATAGCAAAGGTTTGAACTCAGA
Coding sequences:
- a CDS encoding xanthine dehydrogenase family protein molybdopterin-binding subunit, whose product is MPKDNDSGIGASPKRREDVRFLTGAGNYTDDINVHGQAYVHFLRADVAHATINSIDTSAAEAMPGVVKIFTGADFTEVGGIPCGWGVTDRHGKPQQEPRHPIIADGTIRHVGEIVAAVVAGTVEQARDAAEAIELDLSDKPAVVGMAGALAEDSPKVHEDLSSNLCYDWVFGNPDDEAVQAAFDSAAHVTTLELVNNRLVANPMEPRVAIGEYSRGTDEYTLHTTSQNPHVIRLLMCAFVLGLPEHKVRVIAPDVGGGFGSKIFHYAEEAFCTHAAKACGRAVKWTSTRSEAFISDAHGRDHVTKIELALDSHNNFTALRTNTMANMGAYLSTFSTSVPSYLHGTLMAGNYKTPVVQVNVKTVFTNTVPVDAYRGAGRPEATFQLERVIDKAARELGADPIALRRQNFITEFPYETPVALTYDTGDYVATMDKLEEVADVAGFAARRAASEKNGKLRGFGVNCYIEACGIAPSNIVGMLGARAGLYDAATVRVNATGTISVFVGAHSHGQGHETSFPQVVAEMIGIDESMVDIVHGDTGRVPFGMGTYGSRSIAVCGSAMVRATEKIIAKAKKIAAHLMEASDADIELKDGQFTVAGTDKSVAWGDVTLTAYVPHNYPLEELEPGLEETAFYDPANFTYPAGAYACEVEVDPDTGKVTIERFSAADDFGNIINPMIVDGQVHGGLGQGIGQALLENAAYDEDGQLLSASYMDYAMPRADDVPFYQVDHSCQTPCTHNPLGVKGCGEAGAIGSPPAVVNAVVDALQSAGKDVTHIDMPLSPARVWAAMNG
- a CDS encoding methyl-accepting chemotaxis protein, with amino-acid sequence MKSLSDVQNTAFMAIGPSRIAALSLLALARDQDDAEGGSASDVLSLSVQRIAAAHAMLGSGLDSLLQQCSYSLPKDLEARRQACLEVLSPLHDATSRTEGSPLAQVRLIPDLAGLCLYRLEPAVTGFLQQLAQTLCDAQQLREEEREQNMRTTIANAEGVGRNIKFISFNASIEAARIGDMGKGFAVIATEIRELSGKTQTLLEEISGYLRH
- the infC gene encoding translation initiation factor IF-3 — its product is MGADGDNAGVVTPARAMEMAAEAGLDLVEISPNANPPVCKIMDFGKFKYEQQKRESEARKKQKIIEVKEVKFRPNTDTHDYDVKMRNVYKFLENGDKVKITLRFRGREMAHQNLGRELLERVAEDIKELGKVENMPKMEGRQMIMMIGPLPNK
- a CDS encoding FAD binding domain-containing protein, with the translated sequence MYEFEFEKPATVAEAVAALADEDAQALGGGQTLIPTLKQRLAMPSKLVSLAGIEGMIGVRGGDGMLSIGGATTHADVAETLPEAYPALADLASHIGDPAVRNRGTIGGSLANNDPAACYPAAALASGATIMTNRREITADDFFRGLFETALEEGEIITAVRFPVPQKASYQKFVQPASRFALVGVFVAKYTAGVRLAVTGASEQGVFRWNEAEAALDAGFTPEALDGLSVDAGGMMADLHGSKAYRAHLVGVMARRAVAAAA